In one Candidatus Glassbacteria bacterium genomic region, the following are encoded:
- a CDS encoding 3'-5' exonuclease, which yields MSLAHSNSALDKALELISAEGPCSSAYLCAKVLALINADESMAERLARAMLDKDPRFARTADRLWALASDTQSAAQALLSASYVVIDVETTGFAPPADRVIEIGMVRVEGGRITDSYESLVNPRRPVPGPISSLTGISCSMLESQPTFDQICAEVVGFLGDSVFVAHNAPFDWRFVQNEVVLSRGKKMLNPRLCTRILARRLVPELNRRSLDELALFFNLSFSARHRALGDAEVTARLLLRLLDRAGERGIETLGGLFELAAPQTGRKA from the coding sequence ATGAGCCTGGCTCACAGCAACTCCGCACTGGACAAGGCTCTGGAGCTGATTTCCGCCGAGGGCCCCTGTTCCTCCGCCTACCTTTGCGCCAAAGTCCTGGCGCTGATCAACGCCGATGAATCGATGGCGGAGCGTCTGGCACGCGCCATGCTGGATAAAGACCCTAGATTCGCCCGGACGGCCGACAGACTCTGGGCACTGGCCAGCGATACTCAGTCGGCAGCGCAGGCTCTGCTCAGTGCGAGCTACGTGGTGATCGATGTGGAAACCACGGGGTTTGCGCCGCCCGCGGACAGGGTGATCGAGATCGGGATGGTCAGGGTGGAGGGCGGCAGGATTACGGACAGCTACGAGTCCCTCGTTAATCCGCGCAGGCCGGTGCCCGGGCCGATCAGCAGTCTGACGGGGATCAGCTGCTCGATGCTGGAGAGCCAGCCCACGTTCGACCAGATTTGTGCCGAGGTTGTCGGCTTCCTGGGCGACTCGGTTTTCGTCGCGCACAACGCCCCGTTCGACTGGAGATTCGTGCAGAACGAAGTGGTCCTCAGCCGGGGCAAGAAAATGCTTAACCCCAGGCTGTGTACGAGGATACTGGCTCGGAGGCTCGTGCCGGAGCTCAATCGCCGCAGCCTGGATGAACTGGCCCTGTTTTTCAATCTGTCGTTCTCGGCCCGTCACCGCGCGCTGGGCGATGCCGAAGTTACCGCCCGCCTGCTCTTGCGCCTGCTGGACCGGGCCGGAGAGCGG
- a CDS encoding class I SAM-dependent methyltransferase — protein sequence MGGSSVIGERIVPEQFRVAKKQYLLYLRHYFIYDWALGRIDSGANLLEVGCGEGYGTDMFARKIAKVTGLDLNEEAVAHASARYAADNCEFTSYDGTRFPFNTETFDAAVSFQVIEHVDDDAMFVAEISRVLKPGGMLLMTTPNRLLRLDPGQTPWNRYHKREYSPADLKEVLSAKFSGVQICAIKGSPEVQRVLTSNLRANNPVAAALKRHMSESLKLSLLRLKAALPSFLGGDRKREYLEKYSYHDFSVVAGEAGGGLDLLAICRK from the coding sequence ATGGGCGGCAGTTCGGTTATCGGGGAGAGGATCGTACCCGAGCAGTTCAGAGTGGCCAAAAAACAGTACCTGCTCTATCTGCGCCACTATTTCATCTACGACTGGGCGCTGGGCCGGATCGACAGCGGGGCCAACCTGCTGGAGGTCGGCTGCGGCGAGGGCTACGGTACGGACATGTTCGCCCGGAAAATAGCGAAAGTGACCGGTCTGGATCTGAACGAGGAGGCGGTTGCGCACGCCAGCGCCCGTTACGCGGCTGATAACTGCGAGTTCACCTCTTACGATGGCACCAGGTTCCCGTTCAATACCGAAACGTTCGATGCCGCTGTCAGTTTCCAGGTGATCGAGCATGTGGATGATGACGCGATGTTCGTGGCGGAGATTTCCCGCGTGCTGAAACCCGGCGGGATGCTGCTGATGACCACGCCCAACCGTCTGCTGCGCCTGGATCCGGGCCAGACGCCGTGGAACCGCTACCACAAACGCGAATACAGCCCCGCTGACCTGAAAGAGGTTCTCTCCGCAAAGTTTTCCGGGGTCCAGATCTGCGCAATCAAGGGCAGCCCCGAGGTCCAGCGGGTACTCACCTCCAATCTGCGGGCCAACAACCCTGTAGCAGCCGCTCTCAAGCGCCACATGTCAGAGTCGCTCAAACTCTCCCTGCTCCGCTTAAAGGCCGCGCTGCCCTCGTTCCTGGGCGGCGACCGGAAACGGGAATACCTGGAGAAATATTCCTACCACGACTTTTCCGTTGTGGCCGGCGAGGCCGGCGGCGGACTCGACCTGCTTGCAATCTGCCGGAAGTGA
- a CDS encoding sugar transferase, which translates to MNAKRNKPGPVWIASDVAAAEAAFFTAVLIRWGGLYPIPPYFSGWSYLFYAAMIAAIYLPVLWALGIGRERVPSVLGLFKAGFVLSVLVTVLPFYFRDYAFSRLVVLLFCLLTALYGLAWRFAAQLILDLPFFAPLARERVLLAAAAGRIADLMARLEASAARVEPVALAVEGDAGLPKGLPSGSLDEAERLAATHRIDLVLLDPEDIEPARWLPLAEKLAALGVELRLVPRSDQAGGRGPSADVMGDPGPLVEPVSGFPALLKRVLDTVISLFVLVIACPLLLAITLAIRFSSPGAVLYRQERVGRHGITFEVRKFRTMVPEAERETGPVWSGRDDARVLPGVGRFLRRTGLDELPQFWNVLTGRMSLVGPRPERPFFFDSYPELYRGRLAVRPGLTGLAQVSCRETTSVSRKVQHDLYYIRNWSLGLDVEILWLTFVMLVRQEFRILTGKNGAESGGGNQQ; encoded by the coding sequence TTGAATGCTAAACGTAACAAACCGGGGCCGGTCTGGATTGCCTCGGACGTGGCAGCCGCCGAGGCTGCCTTTTTTACTGCCGTCCTGATCCGCTGGGGCGGTCTCTACCCGATACCCCCGTATTTCAGCGGCTGGTCGTACCTGTTTTACGCCGCCATGATAGCCGCTATCTACCTGCCGGTCCTCTGGGCGCTGGGCATTGGCCGCGAACGGGTACCCTCGGTGCTGGGCCTGTTCAAAGCCGGTTTTGTGCTGAGCGTGCTGGTGACTGTCCTGCCGTTCTATTTCCGCGACTACGCGTTCAGCCGCCTGGTCGTGCTGCTGTTCTGCCTGCTGACGGCACTCTATGGCCTGGCCTGGCGGTTCGCCGCCCAGTTAATTTTAGACCTGCCGTTTTTCGCTCCCCTGGCCCGGGAGCGGGTTCTGCTGGCAGCCGCCGCGGGACGGATCGCGGACCTGATGGCCCGCTTGGAGGCCAGCGCGGCGCGGGTGGAGCCTGTCGCCCTGGCAGTGGAGGGCGATGCCGGCCTGCCGAAGGGTCTGCCCTCGGGCAGCCTGGATGAGGCCGAGCGGCTGGCCGCAACCCACCGGATCGATCTGGTGCTGCTCGACCCGGAGGATATCGAGCCGGCCCGCTGGCTGCCGCTGGCCGAAAAACTGGCGGCGCTCGGAGTGGAACTCCGTCTGGTGCCGCGAAGCGACCAGGCCGGAGGCAGGGGACCATCCGCTGACGTAATGGGTGACCCCGGTCCGCTGGTGGAACCGGTGAGCGGGTTTCCGGCCCTGCTCAAAAGAGTGCTGGATACCGTTATTTCTTTGTTCGTGCTTGTGATCGCCTGCCCGCTGTTGCTGGCGATTACGCTGGCGATCAGGTTCTCGAGCCCCGGCGCGGTGCTCTACCGCCAGGAGCGGGTCGGCCGCCACGGGATCACTTTCGAGGTCCGCAAGTTCCGCACGATGGTCCCGGAGGCCGAGCGTGAAACCGGGCCGGTCTGGTCAGGCCGCGACGACGCGCGGGTGCTGCCCGGAGTGGGCCGTTTCCTGCGCCGCACAGGTCTGGACGAGCTGCCCCAGTTCTGGAACGTGCTCACCGGCAGGATGAGCCTGGTGGGTCCGCGGCCCGAACGGCCGTTCTTTTTCGATTCGTACCCGGAGCTCTACCGCGGCCGCCTGGCGGTCCGTCCGGGGCTGACCGGGCTGGCCCAGGTCTCCTGCCGGGAAACCACCAGCGTCAGCCGCAAGGTCCAGCACGATCTTTACTATATCCGCAACTGGTCGCTGGGCCTGGACGTGGAAATCCTCTGGCTGACGTTCGTGATGCTGGTCCGTCAGGAATTCAGGATCCTGACAGGTAAAAACGGAGCTGAAAGCGGCGGCGGGAATCAGCAATAA